A region of [Bacteroides] pectinophilus DNA encodes the following proteins:
- a CDS encoding DUF6040 family protein, protein MRSEKEKLRSANVTIEECQDKIRCLTQQRDYARTHQKIVEIPVEKPVLYKKCEACDRTAYQNAKARYETQKEQLAGQYKAKTVMFQTTLFLLAWYSLTTTLFQAVQSDVFLSDCKSFFHDAASFIQTFIGWTIDAGQSVAQISTKIPNEIIAGIIYWLLMILVVGICVAGTGILAILIEIKVIELYKKNCWDVITLLMILTSAAVIIYFGEVIKKALSINLLFFWLILQGIYLTIRRYISQDTD, encoded by the coding sequence TTGCGGAGCGAGAAAGAGAAGCTGCGAAGCGCAAACGTCACGATAGAGGAATGTCAAGATAAAATACGATGCTTAACACAACAACGGGATTATGCCCGGACACATCAGAAAATCGTAGAGATACCGGTAGAAAAGCCGGTACTCTATAAAAAATGCGAAGCCTGTGACCGGACAGCCTATCAGAATGCAAAAGCAAGATACGAAACACAAAAAGAGCAACTTGCAGGACAATATAAAGCAAAAACGGTAATGTTCCAAACAACCTTGTTCCTTCTTGCATGGTATTCGCTGACAACCACTCTTTTTCAGGCAGTACAGTCAGATGTGTTCCTTTCCGATTGCAAATCATTCTTCCATGATGCAGCATCATTCATACAAACTTTTATCGGTTGGACGATTGATGCCGGGCAATCTGTGGCACAAATCAGCACAAAAATTCCAAATGAGATTATAGCCGGAATCATATATTGGTTATTGATGATATTGGTTGTTGGAATATGTGTGGCAGGGACAGGGATACTGGCAATACTGATAGAAATAAAGGTTATAGAATTATATAAGAAAAACTGTTGGGATGTTATTACCCTACTGATGATACTGACAAGTGCGGCTGTCATCATTTATTTTGGAGAAGTAATTAAAAAAGCATTATCAATAAATCTGTTGTTCTTTTGGTTAATTTTACAAGGAATATATCTTACAATTCGACGCTATATAAGTCAAGATACTGATTGA